One window of Fusarium keratoplasticum isolate Fu6.1 chromosome 2, whole genome shotgun sequence genomic DNA carries:
- a CDS encoding RING-type E3 ubiquitin transferase, whose translation MAPQAGDSGAAASEPHNQGNASRNRGQGRGKGNQGRRGGQRRGRGGNNANVPSVPANPAAQDVAAAASRAHAMSAGKTAEAADDDDEGEVCFICANPVAHHSIAPCNHTTCHICGLRMRALYKTKDCAHCRTPAPFVIFTDDAEKRFEDYSEKDITTTDSNIGIKYTNEDIVGDTVLLLRYNCPDPSCDFAGLGWPDLHRHVKSAHRKRMCDLCTRNKRVFTHEHELFGDRELEKHMRHGDDKPGAADQTGFKGHPLCGFCGERFYDDDKLYEHCRMKHERCFICDRRDSRHPHYYLDYNSLEEHFKKDHFLCKDRECLEKKFVVFESEMDLQAHQLSEHGGKTAGRDARVVNMSGFDLRTPYQQERGGPSGRDGEGRRGGRRGNRGRDPNAETVPVSSAQPLRRDEIAFQRQMAIHSAQSVSNRTFGGSLSAPSPTPAAASSQPRGGSSSTTPRGSQTNLANPIESATVVDTANLAPEERARLVRHGAVVERASNLLGNDNQRMATFRNQISSYRQGGLTAPQLIDAFFTLFADTSSNALGTLVREVADLYEDKAKADALRKAWQDWRAINEDYPSLPGLSGMHGATSSSSGWANAATANPALPNAAPSQKHSNRVLKLKNSTRLGGPAPVSAGPSSWAGRPAATPPTSSSSAFPSLPSAAGSSSSSSRPNWTASSAPSSSQSTTLNRARPAPRPTGEDAFPALPAAPKPTTTIFGYGNGRAVRRDYGHRETGFQWGSGPSTPAAEEPAAGAEETGGKGKKGGKKGKKQVLVQWG comes from the exons ATGGCTCCACAAGCCGGAGACTCTGGAGCAGCTGCCTCTGAGCCACACAACCAAGGCAACGCCTCTCGCAatcgaggacaaggacgggGCAAAGGCAACCAGGGtcggcgaggaggccaaCGACGTGGACGAGGCGGAAACAACGCCAACGTCCCCTCAGTGCCCGCGAACCCAGCAGCCCAAGATGTCGCTGCCGCAGCATCCAGAGCCCATGCTATGAGCGCGGGCAAGACGGCGGAAgctgccgacgacgatgacgaaggtGAAGTCTGTTTTATCTGCGCGAACCCAGTCGCTCACCACTCGATTGCGCCCTGCAACCACACGACATGTCACATCTGTGGTCTGCGTATGAGAGCCCTTTATAAGACGAAGGACTGCGCACACTGCCGT ACTCCGGCTCCCTTTGTCATCTTCACGGACGATGCTGAGAAGCGCTTCGAGGACTATTCGGAAAAGGACATCACCACAACCGACAGCAATATCGGAATCAAGTACACAAACGAGGATATCGTCGGCGACACAGTCCTCCTTCTACGATACAACTGCCCTGACCCGTCCTGCGACTTTGCTGGCCTAGGCTGGCCCGATCTGCACCGCCATGTCAAGTCCGCCCACCGCAAGCGCATGTGCGATCTCTGCACTCGTAACAAGAGGGTGTTCACGCACGAGCACGAGCTGTTTGGGGACCgtgagctggagaagcacaTGCGTCATGGCGACGACAAGCCCGGCGCCGCGGACCAGACCGGTTTCAAGGGCCATCCTCTCTGCGGCTTCTGCGGAGAACGATTCTACGACGACGATAAACTGTACGAGCACTGTAGGATGAAGCACGAACGATGCTTCATCTGCGACAGACGGGACTCGCGACATCCACACTATTACCTTGATTACAACTCGCTCGAGGAACACTTCAAGAAGGATCATTTCCTGTGCAAAGACCGGGAATGCTTGGAAAAGAAGTTTGTCGTGTTTGAGTCAGAAATGGACTTGCAGGCTCACCAGCTGAGCGAGCATGGTGGCAAGACGGCAGGAAGGGATGCACGCGTAGTCAATATGTCGGGATTCGACCTTCGAACGCCCTATCAACAAGAGCGAGGAGGTCCAAGTGGCCGTGATGGAGAGGGACGTCGTGGTGGGCGAAGAGGTAATAGGGGCCGTGACCCTAATGCGGAAACAGTCCCTGTGAGCTCTGCCCAGCCTTTGCGACGCGACGAGATTGCCTTCCAGCGACAGATGGCCATCCATTCGGCCCAGTCTGTGTCGAACCGGACCTTTGGGGGATCGCTCTCTGCCCCTTCGCCCACACCAGCTGCTGCCTCATCACAGCCTCGTGGCGGCAGCTCATCGACTACCCCTCGAGGAAGCCAGACGAATCTCGCCAACCCGATCGAGTCAGCCACCGTCGTCGACACGGCCAATCTCGCACCTGAAGAACGTGCCCGACTTGTTCGCCACGGCGCCGTGGTGGAGCGAGCATCcaacctccttggcaacGACAACCAGCGTATGGCCACATTCCGTAACCAAATCTCGTCCTACCGCCAGGGCGGCCTCACGGCGCCGCAACTCATCGATGCCTTTTTCACACTCTTTGCCGACACATCGTCCAACGCTCTCGGAACACTGGTACGAGAAGTCGCAGATCTGTacgaggacaaggccaaggccgacgccCTGCGCAAGGCTTGGCAGGACTGGCGCGCCATCAATGAGGACTACCCAAGCTTGCCCGGCCTGAGCGGCATGCACGGCGCGACGTCGAGTTCCAGCGGTTGGGCCAACGCTGCCACCGCGAACCCGGCTTTGCCCAACGCAGCGCCTTCTCAGAAGCACTCGAACCGCgtgctcaagctcaagaacagCACAAGACTGGGGGGTCCTGCGCCTGTTTCGGCAGGACCCTCATCGTGGGCCGGTCGTCCTGCGGCGACCCCtccaacttcttcctcgtccgCATTTCCATCTCTCCCTTCGGCTGCcggctcctcctcttcatcctcccgCCCCAACTGGACAGCCTCTTCCGCTCCTTCGTCCTCTCAGTCAACGACCCTCAACCGTGCCCGTCCGGCACCCCGTCCAACAGGCGAGGACGCCTTCCCCGCTCTGCCTGCCGCACCAAAGCCCACAACCACGATCTTTGGCTACGGCAACGGGCGTGCCGTCCGACGTGACTACGGACACCGTGAGACGGGCTTCCAATGGGGCAGTGGACCAAGCAcgcccgccgccgaggagccTGCTGCCGGAGCCGAGGAAACCGGAGGCAAGGGTAAGAAGGGCGGCAAGAAGGGTAAGAAGCAGGTTTTGGTGCAATGGGGTtaa
- a CDS encoding SWIB/MDM2 domain-containing protein: protein MSVPLTPDERERYTFIIDEILESADLETISRKKIRQGLQAALGGQDLSDQKDAIKRLIEDRFDAVSGADNGIVPPSSVEPYATNGTSDAGETEQSATPEPSRKKVKRSSSAEDADARLAAQLQAQENSLARGRKTRGGDKAKPTKKKAAPRKKSARKVKADDDSDLDTGDAEVGKKRKAGGGFQKPFNLSTTLSELVGETQLSRPQVVKKLWEHIKANDLQDPKDKRQIICDEKMQAVFKQARVDMFRMNKDIGNHLYPVGEE from the exons ATGAGTGTTCCTT TGACTCCCGACGAGCGTGAGCGCTACACGTTCATCATTGATGAAATCCTTGAGTCggccgacctcgagaccatctcgCGAAAGAAGATTCGACAGGGTTTACAGGCTGCCCTCGGCGGGCAGGATCTCAGCGACCAGAAG GACGCCATCAAGCGCCTTATTGAGGATCGTTTTGACGCCGTTTCTGGAGCCGACAACGGCATTGTGcccccctcctccgtcgAGCCGTACGCCACCAATGGCACATCCGATGCTGGCGAGACCGAACAGTCGGCGACTCCCGAACCCTCGCGAAAGAAGGTCAAGCGATCATCCTCGGCTGAAGACGCAGACGCTCGCCTAGCCGCCCAGCTGCAAGCCCAGGAGAACAGCCTAGCCAGAGGACGCAAGACCCGGGGAGGGGACAAGGCAAAGCctaccaagaagaaggctgcgCCTCGCAAGAAGAGCGCCAGAAAGGTCAAAGCCGATGACGACAGCGACCTGGACACAGGGGACGCCGAGGTgggcaagaagagaaaggctGGCGGGGGTTTCCAGAAGCCGTTCAACCTGAGCACTACTCTGTCAGAGCTCGTGGGTGAAACCCAG TTGTCCCGACCCCAAGTTGTCAAGAAGCTCTGGGAACACATCAAAGCAAACGATCTTCAAGATCCCAAGGACAAGCGCCAAATTATATGCGACGAAAAGATGCAGGCAGTCTTCAAGCAGGCCAGGGTGGACATGTTCCGGATGAACAAGGATATTGGAAACCACCTTTACCCGGTTGGAGAAGAGTGA
- a CDS encoding AAA-12 domain-containing protein has product MTVREYAERQSGLKRQFTVRKDIVRLMSQVVICSNFVVVTPSIAASEPYQAYNNQCARAVILDEAAAMHRTDGLIVYWNTPRPMIVVGDEKQLVPTLVTANQKDETGNDINRFGDDARVSFLSWWLHLGFPAFHLYKQYRMARGMFVLSLEFVLQVVVNEFKYAESCELTNFSYAGDIQAYLQHTANLVLPADTMSPVFINCHNCVDSVSQSRYNARAVECMVKWLRSFIGALGVPTDRIAAITPYRANLQHIRFRFSAELTLERIEVPTIDTFMGREADIVLLCPAVDKESGPGFTAHPQRLNVAITRHQTALFVVGDIDTIPAPDSGRPKRPRTEGATAEDGASVKVNLRMMTKMFQWFRDNGMIIHLQGDPNVDPDA; this is encoded by the coding sequence ATGACCGTCCGCGAGTACGCTGAGCGACAATCCGGCCTGAAGCGGCAGTTCACAGTCCGCAAGGACATTGTCCGCCTCATGAGTCAAGTTGTGATATGCAGCAACTTTGTCGTCGTCACTCCGAGCATTGCCGCAAGTGAGCCCTACCAGGCATACAACAATCAGTGTGCGAGAGCTGTTATTCTCGACGAGGCAGCTGCAATGCATCGCACTGACGGTCTCATCGTCTATTGGAACACACCCAGACCCATGATCGTCGTTGGTGACGAAAAGCAACTGGTACCTACCTTGGTGACAGCAAACCAGAAGGACGAGACAGGAAACGACATCAATCGGTTCGGCGACGATGCCAGGGTCTCTTTCCTTAGTTGGTGGCTCCATCTGGGATTCCCTGCTTTTCATCTTTACAAGCAGTACCGAATGGCCCGTGGGATGTTCGTCTTGTCCCTTGAATTCGTCCTTCAGGTTGTGGTAAACGAGTTCAAGTACGCTGAATCGTGTGAGCTAACTAACTTCTCTTACGCCGGCGATATCCAGGCGTACTTGCAGCACACGGCCAACTTGGTTCTGCCTGCCGACACGATGTCGCCTGTTTTCATCAACTGCCACAACTGCGTGGACTCTGTCTCCCAATCTCGCTACAACGCCCGAGCAGTCGAGTGTATGGTGAAGTGGCTGCGGTCATTCATTGGCGCGCTGGGTGTCCCCACAGATCGGATTGCCGCCATCACACCTTACCGTGCCAACTTGCAGCACATCCGGTTCCGGTTCAGCGCAGAGCTGACCTTGGAGAGGATCGAAGTCCCTACCATCGACACGTTCATGGGGCGGGAGGCAGACATAGTCCTGCTTTGTCCCGCGGTAGACAAGGAATCTGGCCCCGGGTTTACAGCCCACCCCCAGCGACTCAATGTCGCCATCACTCGTCACCAGACTGCTTTGTTTGTGGTTGGCGACATCGACACCATCCCGGCCCCCGACTCTGGCAGACCCAAGCGCCCGCGGACTGAAGGCGCGACGGCCGAGGACGGAGCCTCGGTAAAAGTCAACCTTCGCATGATGACAAAGATGTTTCAGTGGTTCCGCGACAATGGCATgatcatccatctccaggGGGATCCCAACGTCGACCCAGACGCATGA
- a CDS encoding Non-specific serine/threonine protein kinase translates to MKMLRRPPGEGRRPSQQQKLLIAFAIILLPWIQLVDAQQQHRPAADPALQPLQRPGGSSQQLADDAAVHQWAATPIDAAEAAYETAENIKRASTLKDRSPQQNPSKRKNRKNEYQNIIIPDDASALATLAPAEAVRAPNPSRHLRPRSVPASGLASPQSARSLKDWEAEDFVLLATVDGDLYASDRRTGKERWHLEVDQPMVETTHHRADQSILDESFHPVDHYVWAVEPNRDGGIYMWIPDSNAGLVRTGFTMKKLVEELAPYADENPPVVYTGDKKTTMITLDAASGRVLKWFGSTGSHVNEAESCLRPNTLYGVDDEECSSTGTITLGRTEYTVGIQRRDGRPIATLKYSEWSPNNYDNDLYQQHQSSLDSKYITSQHDGKVYAFNYARSGKPEPVFSETFAAPVARVFDVCRPWDANIESNPDLIVLPQPPMPAQDEINARIRSNSIFLNQTRSGSWYAMSGRSYPLIVNAPIAQISSPDWLDIAPAWDTINQTRLSKALVGTHFLNSNKGSKQHLRSLPAGSPAAYEEPDTYDETDNDPRVPQADVTPDEPTIFKKVKSIPQKAVDSVIEFVSNPILIPIFLFTLFYKQSSLRRAYRQIRLKGLHNLQFGKDAISDDGDETQGSESESEGVVNRRGLVVREKVLEQLKKPEDEGKTQVKEKANVTPTPNSEHRKVPDLDKDLLSTPVADVDSTDGEATPRPHKHKAEPKVESPTKGSAKLDGPRDEAQASAANKTHNEQPDGNQNRPAPEKKKKAHRGRRGGVKHRKGGRAAEASQSRDDDPGPGTVEDAVKNAKKLGDRPSLEPDVMTVANDMQSVTGSIIRLGSIEVDMDEQLGTGSNGTLVFAGKYDGREVAVKRMLIQFFDIASQETKLLRESDDHPNVIRYYAQQSRDGFLYIALERCAASLADVVEKPNYFRDLAIAGGRDLPNILYQITNGISHLHELRIVHRDLKPQNILVNMAKDGKPRMLVSDFGLCKKLEGGQSSFGATTGRAAGTSGWRAPELLLDDDARGNVMNDLSTQSGSGSVLVGDGMMPNNRRATRAIDIFSLGLVFFYVLTNGSHPFDCGDRYMREVNIRKGNYNLNPLDSLGDFAFEAKDLIESMLQADPKMRPTAKDIMAHPFFWSPKKRLAFLCDVSDHFEKEPRDPPSSALMELERHASSVTKNDFLRLLPREFVDSLGKQRKYTGSRLLDLLRALRNKRNHYEDMPDTLKRSVGPLPDGYLSFWTTRFPMLLLVCWNVVYNVQWDDSDRFREYYEPAAL, encoded by the exons ATGAAAATGCTGCGACGACCTCCCGGCGAGGGACGTCGGCCCTCCCAGCAACAGAAACTCCTTATCGCCTTTgccatcatccttcttcccTGGATCCAGCTTGTCGatgcccagcagcagcaccggCCAGCCGCCGATCCAGCCCTACAACCGCTGCAGCGCCCTGGTGGCAGCAGCCAACAACTAGCCGACGATGCCGCAGTTCATCAGTGGGCTGCCACGCCCAtcgacgccgccgaggccgcgTACGAGACGGCCGAAAACATCAAGCGAGCATCGACCCTAAAGGATCGCTCGCCTCAGCAGAACCCCTCGAAGCGCAAAAACCGAAAGAATGAATACCAAAACATTATTATCCCTGACGATGCGAGCGCCCTCGCAACTTTGGCTCCGGCTGAGGCCGTAAGAGCACCAAACCCTTCACGACATCTTCGGCCCCGAAGCGTTCCTGCTTCTGGGCTGGCGTCGCCGCAGTCTGCGCGGAGTCTGAAGGACTGGGAAGCGGAGGACTTTGTTCTTCTGGCGACCGTCGATGGAGATTTGTATGCCAGCGACAGACGAACCGGAAAGGAACGCTGGCACCTCGAAGTTGACCAGCCCATGGTCGAGACAACGCATCACCGCGCCGATCAATCCATCCTCGACGAAAGCTTCCACCCCGTTGACCATTATGTCTGGGCCGTCGAACCAAACCGTGATGGTGGGATTTACATGTGGATTCCCGACTCCAATGCAGGCCTTGTCCGGACAGGTTTCaccatgaagaagctcgTTGAAGAGCTAGCCCCGTACGCCGACGAGAACCCTCCCGTGGTCTACACTGGCGACAAGAAAACTACCATGATCACCCTCGATGCAGCCAGTGGAAGGGTACTGAAGTGGTTTGGTTCCACAGGCTCTCATGTCAACGAGGCTGAGAGCTGCCTGCGGCCCAATACTCTGTACGgcgtcgacgacgaagagTGCAGCTCCACCGGTACCATCACGCTGGGCAGGACCGAATACACTGTCGGCATCCAGCGACGAGATGGCCGTCCAATTGCCACTCTCAAATATTCCGAATGGAGCCCAAACAACTATGACAACGACCTTTACCAGCAGCATCAGTCCTCTCTTGACAGCAAGTACATCACCAGCCAGCACGACGGCAAGGTCTACGCCTTCAATTATGCGCGATCCGGAAAGCCCGAGCCTGTGTTCAGCGAAACCTTTGCTGCACCTGTTGCTCGCGTGTTCGATGTCTGTCGGCCTTGGGATGCCAACATCGAGAGCAATCCGGACTTGATTGTTCTTCCCCAGCCGCCCATGCCCGCGCAGGATGAAATCAATGCCCGAATTCGGAGCAACAGCATCTTCCTAAACCAGACTCGCTCGGGAAGCTGGTACGCAATGTCTGGCCGATCGTACCCTCTCATTGTCAATGCCCCCATTGCTCAAATTTCTAGCCCTGACTGGTTGGACATTGCCCCTGCTTGGGACACAATCAATCAAACTCGACTATCCAAGGCTTTGGTGGGCACGCACTTCCTCAACAGCAACAAAGGCAGCAAGCAACACCTTCGCAGCCTTCCTGCTGGATCACCCGCGGCATACGAGGAGCCTGACACATACGATGAGACTGACAACGATCCCCGAGTTCCCCAAGCAGATGTAACACCAGACGAGCCTACCATTTTCAAGAAGGTTAAGTCTATTCCCCAAAAGGCCGTCGACAGCGTCATCGAGTTTGTCAGCAACCCCATCTTGATACCCATCTTCTTGTTTACTCTGTTCTACAAGCAAAGTAGCCTTCGCCGGGCCTATCGCCAGATTAGGCTCAAGGGTTTACACAATCTACAGTTCGGAAAAGACGCAATTTCggatgatggtgacgaaACTCAAGGTAGTGAGAGCGAATCTGAGGGTGTTGTCAATCGGAGGGGGCTTGTTGTTAGGGAGAAGGTGCTCGAACAGCTCAAGAAGCCAGAGGACGAGGGCAAGACGCAGGTGAAAGAGAAGGCGAATGTCACCCCCACACCAAACTCGGAGCATCGAAAGGTTCCGGATCTGGACAAAGATCTCCTATCAACACCTGTCGCCGACGTGGACTCAACAGACGGGGAGGCGACGCCCAGGCCTCACAAGCACAAGGCTGAACCCAAAGTTGAGTCTCCCACCAAGGGATCCGCCAAGTTGGATGGCCCCCGAGACGAAGCTCAGGCCTCGGCCGCCAACAAAACTCACAACGAACAACCCGACGGCAATCAGAATCGACCAGCCCccgagaaaaagaagaaggcccaTAGGGGGCGGCGCGGAGGGGTCAAGCACCGCAAGGGTGGTCGTGCTGCTGAGGCATCACAGTCCCGTGACGACGACCCTGGCCCAGGGACTGTGGAGGATGCCGTCAAGAATGCCAAGAAACTGGGTGATCGTCCCAGTCTTGAGCCTGATGTCATGACTGTCGCCAACGACATGCAGTCCGTCACAGGCTCCATCATTCGTCTGGGTAGCATCGAGGTCGACATGGATGAGCAGCTGGGCACGGGTAGTAATGGAACCTTGGTCTTTGCTGGCAAGTATGACGGTCGAGAGGTGGCTGTCAAACGCATGTTGATCCAGTTCTTCGACATTGCCTCTCAAGAGACCAAACTGCTTAGGGAGAGTGACGACCATCCAAATG TCATCCGATACTACGCTCAACAGTCACGGGACGGATTCCTCTATATCGCACTGGAACGCTGTGCTGCCTCGCTGGCCGACGTCGTGGAGAAGCCCAACTACTTCCGAGACCTTGCCATCGCTGGAGGACGCGACCTTCCCAACATCCTCTATCAGATCACCAATGGTATCAGCCATCTGCATGAACTTCGAATCGTCCACCGTGACCTCAAGCCACAGAACATCCTGGTCAACATGGCGAAGGATGGCAAGCCAAGGATGCTGGTGTCTGACTTTGGACTTTGCAAGAAGCTTGAAGGAGGCCAGTCATCTTTTGGTGCGACCACTGGCCGGGCAGCTGGAACCTCTGGCTGGCGTGCCCCTGAACTCCtgctcgatgatgatgcccgAGGCAACGTCATGAACGATCTGAGTACACAGAGTGGTTCGGGCTCGGTTCTAGTGGGAGACGGCATGATGCCCAACAACCGACGGGCCACGCGGGCTATTGACATTTTCTCGCTTGGCCTGGTCTTTTTCTACGTCTTGACAAACGGTTCGCATCCTTTTGACTGTGGCGACCGATACATGCGGGAAGTCAATATCCGCAAGGGCAACTACAATCTCAATCCCCTTGACTCCCTGGGCGACTTCGCTTTTGAGGCTAAAGATCTCATCGAGTCAATGCTTCAAGCTGACCCAAAGATGCGCCCAACCGCCAAGGACATCATGGCTCACCCTTTCTTCTGGTCCCCCAAGAAGAGGCTTGCTTTCCTGTGCGATGTTTCGGATCATTTCGAGAAGGAACCGAGAGATCCACCATCATCCGCCCTCATGGAGCTTGAACGTCACGCATCCAGTGTGACCAAGAATGACTTTTTGCGGCTTCTGCCACGAGAGTTTGTCGACTCCCTTGGCAAGCAGCGCAAGTACACGGGCTCACGGCTTCTGGACTTGCTCCGCGCCCTCCGAAATAAGAGGAATCACTACGAAGACATGCCCGACACTCTCAAGCGTAGCGTGGGACCGCTCCCCGATGGGTATCTGTCGTTCTGGACGACCCGATTCCCcatgctgctgcttgtcTGCTGGAACGTAGTATACAACGTGCAGTGGGATGACTCGGACCGGTTCCGCGAATACTACGAGCCGGCGGCTCTATGA
- a CDS encoding Zn(2)-C6 fungal-type domain-containing protein, whose translation MFTTFDITTPNSLSSEKPPSPPSQPRTKRAQVSRACDWCRLTRVKCDSVRPCRNCKQAKRECVNSGRDDFKSVAAATREVQRLRSQVRELETKLMEPSPSSVKSVSKRRRSPRWKGTRMNGIYYGPSSLVYFTHRLSTFTKMDFKSNFLSDSKFSPSPSHIRTSSQLQREQQDALLDLYWQGYHAVYPVLDEADFRRHYDTLWQSSTGRKPCPLVDIVIALCVHFGSSYTASDAVALPDQPGYGFYLQSRQLLSQDLEVPSLSTVQCYFLSAIYLLALGQVNSASMMTGSAIRAAESLGLQFGHDRDEMSEGEPRLLTPDSRIWTCLTTLDTQLSLYLGRPFAIQDSQVYSMSQPEPDQVAQLTGPTFTLADVNWLRFQYERQRLFQIVREIQTELVAVSEDVLEDIDSPDFYQHPSSREKCAQYLSQQLKRLKVWIQELPEALKTPRVQGVPFSVDRSALNLSQTEPLWLQRQRLILELDYHTLIMMLTRTFNSFLPTPALGTFSSDNHCMTCVNSAIMVTNMLHHVLNDSEILTGWYQVIDWQRTATFALAGFACGYPICPLSPSARKALTRAAGVFERAGSSDMVQLAQNLKTKCLDIVQAFCARLGIVTPANTPADQQTSLETVGESSVPSTYNVMSIGEEVLANIGLDNLPDDPSWAGETPSTLLWGDLMRDLDSGLASSLGHIGVTESSSQT comes from the exons ATGTTCACCACATTCGACATCACGACGCCAAATTCGCTCTCGAGCGAAAAACCTCCGTCTCCGCCATCCCAACCCCGCACAAAGAGAGCTCAGGTCTCCCGCGCGTGTGACTGGTGTCGCTTGACTCGGGTAAAGTGTGACTCGGTGCGCCCGTGTCGTAACTGCAAGCAAGCGAAGCGAGAATGCGTCAATTCCGGTCGTGATGACTTCAAGAGCGTTGCGGCCGCGACTCG GGAGGTCCAGCGGCTGAGGAGTCAGGTCCGAGAACTTGAGACAAAGTTGATGGAGCCGTCACCGTCCAGTGTCAAGAGTGTTTCCAAACGCAGACGCTCCCCGAGATGGAAGGGGACACGGATGAACGGAATTTACTATGGCCCTTCATCGCTCGTCTACTTCACTCATCGGTTATCAACATTCACCAAGATGGACTTTAAGTCCAACTTTCTCTCTGATTCAAAATTCTCACCATCCCCATCTCACATAAGAACCTCCAGTCAGCTGCAACGCGAGCAGCAGGACGCCTTACTCGACCTTTACTGGCAGGGTTATCACGCCGTCTATCCTGTGTTAGACGAGGCCGATTTTCGGCGTCACTATGATACTCTCTGGCAAAGCTCAACGGGAAGAAAGCCCTGTCCCTTGGTGGACATTGTTATCGCGCTGTGCGTTCACTTCGGCTCCTCTTACACGGCATCGGACGCTGTGGCGCTTCCTGATCAACCAGGATACGGCTTCTACCTCCAATCTCGGCAACTTCTTAGTCAGGACCTCGAAGTCCCATCCTTGAGCACAGTTCAGTGCTACTTCCTGAGCGCCATCtacctcctcgccctcggccaaGTTAATTCAGCCTCCATGATGACCGGGTCAGCGATCAGAGCTGCAGAATCGCTGGGTCTTCAATTCGGGCATGACCGTGACGAGATGTCGGAGGGCGAGCCAAGATTATTGACGCCAGACTCGAGAATCTGGACGTGTTTGACCACCCTCGACACACAGCTCTCATTGTACCTGGGCCGTCCATTCGCGATCCAGGACTCCCAGGTATACAGCATGTCGCAGCCAGAACCAGACCAGGTTGCACAGCTTACCGGGCCAACATTTACCCTCGCAGACGTCAACTGGCTCCGCTTCCAGTACGAAAGGCAACGGCTCTTCCAGATAGTTCGTGAGATCCAAACCGAGTTGGTGGCCGTGTCCGAGGACGTCTTGGAAGACATAGACTCTCCAGACTTTTATCAACATCCTTCGTCACGTGAGAAGTGCGCCCAGTATCTCTCGCAACAGCTCAAACGACTTAAAGTATGGATCCAAGAGCTTCCAGAAGCACTCAAAACACCACGAGTACAGGGAGTCCCATTCTCTGTTGACCGTTCCGCATTGAACCTGAGTCAGACAGAGCCTCTTTGGCTACAGAGACAGCGCCTGATCCTCGAACTCGACTATCACACACTGATCATGATGCTCACCAGGACCTTCAACTCATTTCTGCCGACACCGGCCCTTGGCACGTTCTCTAGCGACAACCACTGCATGACCTGCGTCAACTCTGCTATTATGGTGACCAACATGTTGCACCATGTGCTGAACGACTCAGAGATCCTTACGGGCTGGTACCAGGTTATCGACTGGCAACGAACGGCAACTTTTGCCCTGGCTGGCTTCGCCTGTGGGTATCCCATTTGTCCACTGTCTCCCTCAGCACGTAAGGCACTCACTCGGGCTGCGGGAGTATTCGAGAGAGCTGGCTCCAGCGACATGGTGCAGCTGGCTCAGAACCTCAAGACGAAATGCCTGGACATTGTCCAGGCGTTTTGCGCTCGACTGGGAATAGTCACGCCCGCAAACACGCCTGCTGACCAACAGACCAGCCTGGAGACTGTCGGCGAATCCTCTGTCCCGAGCACCTACAATGTTATGAGTATCGGGGAAGAGGTGTTGGCCAATATCGGGCTGGACAACCTACCTGACGATCCATCCTGGGCGGGAGAAACGCCTTCTACCCTGTTATGGGGAGACTTGATGAGAGATTTGGACTCAGGGTTGGCATCTTCACTCGGACATATTGGCGTCACTGAGTCATCGAGTCAAACATAG